The genome window GTAACCGTCGTCCTGTGGACTAATGGTCAACTGTGACGGACTTTGGATGCCGCCGTCTGCACAGGACCAGGCCTCCCTACACGGCTGCTGCTTCAGATGCAGGAACCAGGAGCCAGAGAGAGGTGTTCTGCTCCGGGCTCAAGGCGCGTCAGTGTTAAACGGGAATGAATCCACCGACGTCGGCTTTTCCGATGATGAATTGCAAGTGAAAACAAACGGTTTCGTGTGTTCGTAGACATGGCGAGCGTCGCCGTGAACAAGTTCGTGGAGGTCTGCAGATACCTCCAGGACCCCGTCCATGTCGCCAGGTTTCAGCATTTCTGCGGCGTCAAGGGGACATTTCCGGAGAAACGGACCCAGCCGGACAGCGGGCAGTCGGACCCGGACTGCCCGGGGATCAGGAAGCGGCTCCGGCGGAGCTCGGATGAGGCCGTGGGGAACGGGGATGCCGCCGTGACCCGGGTTAACgggaagcaggaggaggaggaggaggaggaggacgcgGCCGCCGGGCCCGGTGGTCCGGCAGCGGCGGAGACCGCCCGGGCGAAGCCCCTCCGGAGGAACTCCCTCACCGGGGACGTGGGTCAGGAGTTCCTGATCCACAACAAGTTCCTCTTCTACCTGTTCACCTTCGGGACGGAGCTCGGCAACGAGATGTTCTTCATCGTGTTCTTCCCCTTCCTCTTCTGGAACATCGACGCCCTGGCCAGCCGGAGGCTGATCGTGGTCTGGGCCTGGAACCTGTTCGTGGGACAGTCCACCAAGGACATGATCCGCTGGTCCCGACCCGCCTCCCCCCCTGTGGTCAAGGTGGAGGTCTTCTACAACTCCGAGTACAGCATGCCCTCCACGCACGCCATGACGGGGACAGCCATCCCCTTCTGTCTCTTCATGCTGACCTATGGACGGTGGCAGGTCGGTCCCCCCCCCCACGCCCACGCTCACGTTGTGTCACAGCTGGAGGCTTTTTCCCTGCAGAGAGCAGATGCTTTAGGAAAGGCAGATCAAAACAGCTagactttaaaattaaa of Fundulus heteroclitus isolate FHET01 chromosome 15, MU-UCD_Fhet_4.1, whole genome shotgun sequence contains these proteins:
- the LOC105929500 gene encoding sphingosine-1-phosphate phosphatase 1, which translates into the protein MASVAVNKFVEVCRYLQDPVHVARFQHFCGVKGTFPEKRTQPDSGQSDPDCPGIRKRLRRSSDEAVGNGDAAVTRVNGKQEEEEEEEDAAAGPGGPAAAETARAKPLRRNSLTGDVGQEFLIHNKFLFYLFTFGTELGNEMFFIVFFPFLFWNIDALASRRLIVVWAWNLFVGQSTKDMIRWSRPASPPVVKVEVFYNSEYSMPSTHAMTGTAIPFCLFMLTYGRWQYPFLLGFCVALSWSVLVCVSRVYMGMHSVLEVITGFLYSLLVLAFFQPILDKIDNYYMTDRYAPLVIVASHVSLGLLAFSLDSWSTSRGDTAQALGTGAGAALASHVNYQLGLLQDPPPSSLPLTLPPITAGLVSRALLRFAVGVAVLLATRMAMKAVTIPFLCRLFGLPPDDVRQARQQMKVELPYRYIVYSVVGFSCVCFAPVLFWILNLD